The genomic window AGACGCCAAGCCGGTCCTCGACCTCCCGTTTTACGTCGGCGTACCCAAGCGTGAGCTCTTGCCGCTGTCGGCGACTCAATCGGGCCGTCTGACGGTGGCTTGGGTCCCGTCGTCGGCCACCCCGTCCGTCGGACTCCGCATCGTCGCCGTGGCGAGCGCGGCAGAAGCGGCCCGCCTCATTGGGACGCAGCCCGGTCAGGAGACCCTCATCCGCACCGGTGACGTGCTCCTTACCTTCCGTCCTGAGCTCGCCTCGTCGTTGCCGCTTCACCATCTGCAAATGGCCATCACGAACGCAGACCTCGCGGGGCGTAACACGGGCAGCTACCTGCAGGACGTCAAAGCCTTTCACGTGGTGCGCGCTCGGTCTCTCGCCTCGATGACCAGCGACACTACGCTCCGGTCGAACTTTGGGCGGTGGCTCTCGCTCGCTGGCGGCGCAGCGCCAACAAACTACGACGTGAGCATCCCTTCCCGTTTGGCCTCCCCCGCCCAACTCACCGCCTTCGGCAAGCAACTGCGGCTCGGAGGGGTGACCGGCCTCACGAGAGCCGAGGTCGCCTACGGCGTGCTCGCGCTCGCCAACTGCTCCGAAGCGGACATTCAGAACGCGACAGAGCCGCCGGCGTGCCTTGCTGCTCCCTTCGTGGCGGAAGGCCTGGTCGGCGGGGCAGCGGCGGGCGGCTCACTCGAAGGGCCGCTGCTCACCGCTCAGGCCGCGGGCGCCAGGCTCCCCTTGGAGTCTGTCTTCCAACAGGGCAACCTGGCCAATGCCACGAGCGGATTCGTCGCGGCCTCACGCGCCTTCGAGCAGTCGCCCCTCTCGTCCATTCTGCGAACCGTCTACGCGGCTCGCGCGACGAAGCCAGACGCGCCGCTCCCGGGTGCGCCTCCGGAGTTGACGGCCCCGCAGACGCAGCCGTCGTCGTTCCTCGTCGAAGCGCTGAAGAGCAACGCGACGCGCCGCATGGACTACGTCGCGACGGTGCTCATCGCCGACGCGGCGCAGCTCGCTCGAGCCAAGGCCGCCGCGAGCGCCAACTGATCGTCTAGCTACCGAGTGCGTCGTCGTTCGTCGCGCGTGGCGGTCTCTTCGTCCTCCGCGTCGGCGAACGACACGGGGCGCGCCTTTGGCTCCGGCGTCTTCACGCGGACGCGCTCACGCTGGCCCTGGCCCTGGCCATCACCGCGCGAGCGCGACTCACCTTCGGCGCGCGGTGGACGCGACCGTGGACGACGCGAATCCTGGAGAGCGTCCGCCACGAGGCCGAGCGCACCGGCGACGACCTCCTTTGCCGCATCTTCGACGCTGCCCTTGCCGCGCTCGCGGCGGAGTCGCTTCTCCTCGCGCTCGCGTTCGCGCGCGAGCTTCCTTTGCACCTGAGCTTCGAGGGCGTGCTGATCCGGGAAGAAAGCGCTTCGGCCGTGCAAGACGAGACCGATGCCCCAACCGAAGAGGGGCCAGAAGAACCAGTAGGGCCCGCCCGTCTGTAGGTTCAGGAGCACGAGCATCGTGTTGACCAAGACGTAGGGCACGAGGTGGCTCACGAAGCTGCGGCGACGCGCGCGGAGGCGCCCCTCGACCTCGCGCTTGACGACGAGCGAGTCGCCGACGGTGCGGGCCGCGTCCTCGATGGCGGCGTCGGCGATGCCCAGCTCGCGCGCCACGGAGAGGAGCTCCTCGTGCGTCAGCGACTCGGCGCCATCGTGGCCGCGTTCGAGCGCATGGGCGAGAATCGCCTGCACTTCGTCGGGAGAGTAAGTTCGCGGCGGCACGGCGCCATTGTGCCACGACGGCGCCGTTTTTCGCCGCCGCTCCACGCGGCGACGCCTGGTATCGTGCGCCGAGGCGAGGATGGCATCGTGAGTTCAAAAGAAGACGCTTCCAACCGAGGGCTTCGCGCAGGCATTTCAGCGGCGTTGCTCGAGCGCACGTACCGCGGCGCCAAGGTCCTCGTGACAGGTCACACCGGCTTCAAGGGCTCGTGGCTGACGATGTGGCTCGCGCATCTAGGCGCCGAGGTCACCGGCCTCTCGCTGCCGCCGGACACGAAGCCCTCGCTGTTCGAAGAAGCCGGCGTCGCGGAGCTCTGCCGGCACGAGCTCGGCGACATCCGTGATCTCGGCCGCGTCACCGAGGTCGTCAAGAAGTCTCAGCCCGACTTCGTCTTTCACTTGGCCGCGCAGGCGCTCGTTCGCAAGAGCTACGCCGATCCGACGGCCACCCTCGCGACGAACATCATGGGCACGGCGCACGTGCTCGAGGCGGTCCGCACGACGCGGCTCCGCACCCACGTGGTCGTGGTCACGAGCGACAAGTGTTACGAGAACCGCGAGTGGGTCCACGGCTACCGGGAAGAAGATCCGATGGGCGGCCACGATCCCTACTCGATGAGCAAGGGCGCCGCCGAGCTGGTGGTCTCGAGCTACAGGCGCTCGTATTTTCATCCTGAGGCGTTCGATAGGCACGGCGTGGCGCTCGCCTCGGCGCGCGCTGGCAACGTCATCGGCGGCGGCGACTGGGCCGAAGACCGGCTCGTGCCGGACCTCGTGACGGCGCTGTCGGCAGGTCGTCCAGTCCCCGTTCGCAATCCCGCCTCGGTGCGGCCCTGGCAACACGTCCTGGAGCCACTGGGCGGCTACCTGCTGCTCGGCGCGCACCTTAAAGCCGAGCCGACGCGCTATTGCGCCGCTTACAACTTTGGTCCCGGCTTGATCGGCAACGTCACCGTCAGAGAGCTCGTCGAGGCGCTGCTCGCCGCCTGGGGCGAGGGCAGCTGGGAAGATCGCTCCGAGCCGGGCGCCGTTCACGAAGCGCACCTGCTTCGCCTCGCCATCGACAAGGCCAACGCCGAGCTCGGCTTCGTACCGCGTTGGGACGCACGCGCGACCATCGCGGCGACGGTCGATTGGTACCGGTCACACGCGCGCGGCGCGAAGGGGAAAGACCTTCGCGCCATCACGCTCGCGCAGATTCGCGCCTACGCGGAACAGGGCTGAACGCGAACGCCAGAAGCGCGGGCGCCGCGCTCGCATGCCCTGGCCTCCGCGCCTACTGCAGGATCTTCGTTCCTTCGTAGTCAAACTCGAGGCTGACCTCCATGAGCTTCTCTTGTCGAAGGGCGCGGCGCAGGCGATCGCGCTCTTCGGTGTAGAAGAGCAGGAAGCCGCCGCCGCCGGCGCCGATGAGCTTGCCGCCGAGGGCGCCGTTCTCCATCGCGAGGGCGTACCAGCGGTCGATCTCCTTGTTCGACATGCCGGCGGAGCGCTTCTTCTTGTGCTCCCAGTGCTCGTGCATGATCGCGGCGTAGCGCTCGAGGTTGCCCGTCTCGAGGGCCTCGAGGCTCTTGTGGCCGAGCTCCTTTACGTAGTGGAGGTTGTCGATCATCGACTGATCGTGGGCCTTGCTCTTCGAGTCTTGCTCTTTCAAGACCTCCGACGCGGAGCGGTAGAAGCCCGTCGAGACCATGACGAAGTTGTGCTGCAGGCGGTCGATGGTCTCTTCCGACAGCTTGGCCGGGCGCGCCGACACGCTGTTGTCCTTGTTGAAGTCAAAGACCGTCACGCCGCCGAAGGCCGCGATGTATTGGTCCTGCTTGCCGACGGGCTCCTTGAGCCGGTCGATCTCGATGTGGCAGGCCATTTCGGCGAGCTCGCGCGGGTGGATGAAGGCGCGCTGGAAGTTCGTCAGCACCTTGAGCAGACACGTGGTGAAGCTGCCCGAAGACCCGAGGCCCGTTCCGGCGGGGATGTCCGCCATGCTCGTGATCTCGATGCTGGGCCCCTTGATGCCGGTCAAGGTCAGCGCCTCGCGGACGATGGGGTGGCGAATCTCCTCCACGGTCTTCACGCGCTCGATCTGCGAGTAGCGGATGACCATCTCCGTCAGCGGCGTCTCGTGCATCGTCACGTAGACGTAGCGGGTGATGGCCGCAGAGATGACGAACCCGCCGTGGTCTCGGTAGTAGGACGGGAGATCGGTGCCTCCTCCTCCGAGCGAAATGCGAAGCGGACTACGGCCGATGATCATGGACTCCTCCGCGGGACGAGCGGCCCGTACCGGACCGCGGTCGCGCCGCGCGCGGCAACATATCAAAGGCCCCGGGCGATGCACCCAGGAAGCGCTGCGCTCGCTCGCTAGAGCGCAGCCTCGGACCGCGGCGCTTCTTCTTGCGGGGACGCGGCGGCCGCCGGCACCCAGTCTTCGACGGGCGCGATGGGGAAGCCGTCGAGCACGAGGTCGACCTCGACCATGGGCCACGCGCTGCCTTCGTCGGCGCGGTGGATTCGGGCGGGGCAAGGCGCGGCCCAACCGGGTGCCCCTATGCGCTCGGCTTGCGCTCGGCCTACTTGGCGAAGCGCTTGAAGAGGACGTTCTCAACCTTCTCGGCCGCGTCGCGGATCGTGGGCGTGTCGGCGTTCACCGCAAGCACGAAAATGAGGCCCTTGGTGGGCGCGAGCCATGTGCTCGCAAAGAAGGTGCCGCTGGTGCCGAACTGGTGGAGCGTGACGGGCCCCGCCCACTCGCCGGGCTCGAAGGAAAAGCCCGAGGTGGTCTTCCGGTCGAAGGCCGGTGTGTGAAGGCGGTCAAGCGAGGGGCGCGAAGCGAGCGTGCGTTGGCCTTCGGGGATGGGCAGGTGCCCACGAAGGAACTTCGCCCAGTCGGCAAGGCTGCAATGAACCGAGCTTGTAGGCGCCATGGCCGGCGCGATGCGCGCTTCGGCGCCGGGCCTCGCGGCTTCGAGGCGCCCATCCTTGATGGCGTGACCGAAGGGCCGCGCCGTTGCCGGCGTCGGTGGCGCCACGAGCGCCGGCGGCCCAAAGCCACACGACGACATGCCGAGAGGGACAAAGAGCCGCTCAAGCGCGAGTGCTTCGAAAGTCTTGCCGCTCGCGACCTCGAGGGCGACACCAAGGGCGAGGTAGGCGACGTTCGAGTAGGCGTACGTGCCTTTCGGTTGCGGGCTCGGGAGCGCGAGGAGCTTTTGGACGAGCGCCCTGCGGGCCCGCGAAGGGTCCTTGGAGGCCGCCACTTTCTCGAGCGACGCTGCGTCGGGATCGCGCTCCATGCCGCTGTGATGCTGCAGGAGCATCTCGAGCGTGATCTTCGCGCGCGTGGGATGGATCGAGGCCTCCGGCAGGAGCTTGTCGAGGGGCGTTTGCCAGTCGAGCTTGCCTTCGTCGACGAGCATCGCGGCGAGCGTGGCTGTCATCGCCTTCGAGCAGGCGCCAAGGACCCATGGATCGGCGAGCGAGGCCTGCGTCGCGTCGCCGAGCTTGCGAACGCCCGTGACGCCGGAGCCGAGGAGCGTCTCGTTCTTGTAGACGGCCACGGCCATCGCGGGGAGCTCGTAGCTGCTCGCGATCGGGAGCAGCAGCTCGGAGAGATCGGCAACGGGCGCGTTGGTTGACGCCGCGGGCCCGGCCCCTGACGCGGCCCCACGAGCCAAGATCGGTGCTGCGTTCGACGGGACCGCAGACGCGGCCGATGACGGCGACGCGGAAGCCCCCGCGGGCGACGACTCGCGCGAACAAGCCGAGAGCCCAAGAAGAGTGGAAAGCGCCGCTGCCGCAGGAAGGGTCAACGAGACGCGCGAACGATCACGTCGCACCGACACCGTCATGGGTGCGAAAGGTAGCCGACGACGCGCCCCGCATCGCGGCCGATTTTCGCGCAGCGTCGTTGCGCCCGTTCTGCTCCGTCTCGAAAGTTTCGCTTCGAGCGTCGGGGCGGGACTGCCATGCGATGCGTCGCTCGCACGGCGCGCGTGCAGGTGCTCGCTCGCGCGCTAGGCTACGCGATGCGCTTTTTCGGACTCGCCACCGGCGCGGCGCTCCTCGCGCTCGTCGGTTGCGTCGTGACAGACGCCCAAACGCCGGCGCCGAAACCTGTCGCGGCAGAGGGTCCGGCGTCCGAGCCTCCGTGCAACCCGGCGCGCGAAGGCCTCGCGCCGCTCAACCACGAAGGCCACGGCGATCTCGCGGTGCCACTGCCGGCCGAATACCACGAGCGCGTGAACCCCTGCCCGCTCACGCCCGAGGTGGTCGCCCGCGGGAAGAAGATCTTCGATGACCATTGCGCGAAGTGCCACGGCGCAGGCGGTGATCCGACCACGGCGCCGCTCAAGGACCTGAACCCGCCGGCGAAGAAGCTGACGGTGGGCGGCTTCTCGGCGGCGTACCTCTTTTGGCGCGCCAGCGAGGGCGGCGCGATGGAGCCGTTCCGATCGCAGATGCCGGCCTTCAAGACCGTCCTGCGCGAGGATGAGATCTGGATGGTGGGCAACTACGTCATCGGCCTTCGAGGCACAGATATCGTGCCGCTCTCGCCCACGATTCAGAGCGTCGAGCCGCTCCCGGCCGGTGACGGCGGCGCCTCGCCGGGCCTTCGCGTCTTCTGGCGCCTCGCGTCCGAGTGTCAGTCGCTCAAGCTCGAACGCAAGAAGGACGCGGCCGCGTACGCGCTCGCTTACACGCTGACGGGCTTCGTGACGGAGCATGAAGACTTCGCCGTCGCCGCGGCGCCGGGTCAGTACTGTTACCGCGTGTCTTGCGAAGGCGTAGGCCGTGTGTCGGCGCCGTCGAACGAGATGTGCAATCCGCTGTGACCTGTAACGGGGCCGTCGACGGTTCCGGTGCGCCGCAACGTTCAGCGTGCCTTCCGGACGAGCGCTTCTTGGGGCCCTGGATTAAAGTCGACACCGGCGATGAGGAGCCACCTCGCGCGCTCGTGCCATGCTGTCACGGGCCCGACGGCTAGGCCGGCGATGGAGCGAAGCTCGTAGCCTTTGATCTTCCGCCAGCGGCGCATGGATGAGCGGGCCCGAGTCATGTCGGAGCCCTTTCTCGGGCACGTATGTGGCGACCGTGTGGCGAAGGCGCGACGATGCGTTGGCTTTGGTGCCCAGCGCGCGAGACAGATTGCGAACCGTTGCAGAGAACGTTTGGATCTCCGCTTGTTCGCCTGAGTCGAACCGCCAGGTGCTTGCGCTAGCTCTCTGCTTGGGAGAGGACTCCGCCGCCCCACGATTCCGCTACCTGCACGCCTCACGGAATGGCGTCCCAATACGCTCGTAAACACTGGTCCGCGTCGCCGCATTCGTCGGGATCGCCGAGTTCGCGCATGATCGACAAGAACGTCACGATGGCGCGATTTTGCGCGGCCGAGAGAAGAGCGTAGTGACGTTCGCGATCGTAGGCGCTGCCTCGCAGTGCGAACCACACGCCGCAAAGCCCCGAGTAGGTCGCAGACTCGATGTGTCGCGCGACGAGGCGCATGTACGCCGGGATGTAGAAGCGGAAGCCCTTGGCGTCGAGGAAGACGAGCGACATGCCGAACGACATCAGCTTCGAGTCCGAGACCTCTCGCCATGCGACTTCCGGATCGCGGCTCGCCGCGATCGCCAGGTCTGCGGGCGAACCGTAGCCGTCGAGCACGTCCATCTGGTGCAGCGTGACGCCACCGTCTCGGAGGACACCGCCGAAGGCGTCGTCGAGCACGACCTCCAGGTGAGCCAGCGCCTCCTCGCGGCGCGTCTTGATGGACTTCCAGTCGCCGGGTCTCTCCTCGAAAGCCGCGGGGAGCCGACAGGCCTTGACCCACGCCTCGGCGCAGGCGCCGAGCTGCGCGTAGTTCTGCTGCCCTTGCGCGAGCGTCATGCGATTCGATTTCCAATCGTCGCCGGGCACGTCTTGCCAGAAGCAGACGGGGCATGTCTCCCAGCTCGGCGAGCCGTTTTGAAGTGTGCGGTGACCGCAGCAGGCACAGGGGAAGCTCACGACCTTTGCATACGCCTTGAGTGGACTCCCCGCGTTTCGATAGGCGTGCCGACGCGCGTTACGGGCGGCGGAGGTGGTCTTTGCCCCAAACGTTGCCCAAGACGACGCCCATCAGGAGCGAAAAGGCGATGACCTGAACGACCGTGTTCCCGACGGCGCAGTGACGACAACCCCACGCGAAATACCAAAGAAGCCCCACGGCGAGGCCGACGGCTCCACCGACGGAGGACAACATGAACCGGTCTCGCGGGGACACTCGCTGAGTCTAGCGCGCCCGGGGCCCTATCGCTTCGACCCTTCTCTCGACGCACGGCTCGGCCGCCGGCAGGTGCGATGACGAGCTGCGCGTGCCGGACGGAGACGTCTTCATCCACGCCGGGGACTTGTGCCGTGGCGGCGAGGTCGACGAACTAGACCTCGCCGCGCGCTGGCTCGCGTCCCTTCCTCATCCGACGAAGGTGGTCGTCGCCGGAAACCACGACTGGGCGTTCGTGAAAAGCCCCGCCGAAGCGCAGCGGATCCTTGGTCCGACGGTCGTCTACCTTCAAGACTCGGGCGTGCTTCTTGGTGGCCTGAGGTTCTGGGGAAGCCCGTGGCAACCCGAATTCAACGACTGGGCATTCAACCTCCCGCGCGGGCCCTCGCTCCGCGAAAAGTGGGCGCTCATCCCCACCGACACCGACGTGCTCGTCACGCACAGCCCACCCCACGGCATCGGCGATGGCGGCGGCCCCGGCGACGGTGGCTACGGCGGTAAGCACCGGCTGGGGTGCGAAGACCTTCGCGCCAGGGTGCTAGAGGTCAGACCGATGCTCCACTTGTTCGGCCACATTCACGACTCAGGGGGCGCATGGCCCATCGGCGCCACGACTTTCGCGAACGTCACCACGTGGGAGTGTGAGCGAGGTCCAACGGTATTCGACATCGACGTGCCGCTCCGACGGGCAACCGCGGTCTCTGTCCCGCCCGCGAAGCGTTGAGCATCGGTCGGGTGCTAAAAAAGGCCGGGCGCCCCGACGCGGCCCCCTCACTTAGCCAGTCGCGCGCGCATCGCTACGTCTTACGCTTCGAGTCCCATGAACGACGCGGACACGGTCGACTTCGCGCTCATTGGCGCCGGCATCATGAGCGCCACGTTGGGAACGCTCCTTCGTAAGGTCGAGCCCACGGCGGGCATCGCCATCTTCGAGCGACAGAGTGGCGCCGCTGCCGAGAGCTCCGACGCCTGGAACAACGCCGGCACGGGCCACGCTGGCTATTGCGAGCTCAATTACACGCCGCGCAAGGGCGACGGCTCAATCGACTGCACGAAGGCGCTTCAGATCGCCTCGCAATACGAGACGAGCCTCGAGCTATGGCGCTCGCTGGTGGCCACCGGCGCCCTTCCGCCGGCAGAGTCGTTCTTACGGTCGATTCCGCACGTCAGCTTCGTCTGGGGTGACGCTGACGTCGCCTTCTTGAAGGCGCGCCACGCGGGCCTTCGCGGCAACGCAGCCTTCGCCGACATGGAGCTGTCGGAGGCTCCCGCGCGCATCGCCGAATGGGCGCCGCTCGTGATGGAAGGCCGCACGCGCGGGGCACCGGTCGCCGCCACGCGCGTGGCCCACGGGACCGACGTCAATTTCGGCGCACTCGCGCGCAGCATGGTGACGACGCTCGCCGCCCACCCATGCACCTCGCTGCACCTGTCGCACGAGGTCACCGCGCTCTACCGCGACGGCGCGCATTGGGCCCTCGAGGTTCGCGATCGCACGACCGGCGAAGGGCGCACCGTGCACGCGAACTTCGTCTTCATCGGCGCCGGGGGTTACTCGCTCTCGCTGCTCGAGAAGAGCGGCATTCCCGAGGCGAAGGGTTACGGCGCGTTCCCCGTCAGCGGGCAGTGGCTACGGTGCAAGAATCGCGACGTCATCGCGCGCCACCACGCGAAGGTCTACGGCCGCGCCGCGGAAGGCACGCCGCCGATGTCCGTCCCGCACCTGGACGCGCGATGGATCAACGGCGAGCCCGAGCTGCTCTTTGGGCCCTACGCGGGCTTCACGACGAAATTCCTCAAAGAAGGTTCGTGGCTCGATCTGCTCAAGTCCATCGGCGTCCACAACGCCGGGGCCGTCATGAGCGCGGGCCTCGAGAACCACGACCTCACGCGGTACCTCATCGGCCAGGCGATGCTCTCCGTCGATGAACGCGTCGCGCTCCTGCAACGCTACTACCCGACTGCAGCGCCCGACGACTGGGAGGTGCAGGTCGCTGGCCTTCGCGTTCAGATCATCAAGGCCGACGGCCGCGGCGGCGGCGAGCTAAAATTCGGCACCGAGGTCGTCACGAGCGCCGACGGCTCTTTGGCCGCGCTGCTCGGTGCATCGCCGGGCGCGTCGACGGCGGCGGCGATCATGCTCGAGCTCTGCGCGCGGTGTTTCCCAGAACGCTTCGCGAGCGCCCCTTGGCAGAAGAGCCTCGGCGAGCTCTTTCCTTCGCGGCACGCGCGAGCCGCGAAGCCATCGGCAGATTGAACATGGGCGGTCCAACTTGCGCAGCCGTGCCGTGGCGGGGGCTCGTTTTGCGAGAACGCCAAACCGCGCAGGCGGCGAACACGGCGCGACGAAGTGCCGTATGCGGCAACGGCGGCGCAACGGCGCGACGCTGATCCGAAGGGTTGCGGCGTAAGGACGCGGGCACGACGGGTGCCTCTACTCTCAAGACCGAAGCCGCGCGATGGCCTGCGGCTCGGAGAACCTCCTGATGAAGATCGCTCGAGCCGCCTTTGCACATGCCCTCGGCGCCGCCGCTTTCGTAGCCGCGCTGGCCGGTCCACTCGCGCGGGAGGCTCATGCCCAAACGAGCTCGCCGTACTCGGACGTCAAGAAGCTCGGCATTGCGCAGAGCAAGACGAAGG from Myxococcales bacterium includes these protein-coding regions:
- the mqo gene encoding malate dehydrogenase (quinone) yields the protein MNDADTVDFALIGAGIMSATLGTLLRKVEPTAGIAIFERQSGAAAESSDAWNNAGTGHAGYCELNYTPRKGDGSIDCTKALQIASQYETSLELWRSLVATGALPPAESFLRSIPHVSFVWGDADVAFLKARHAGLRGNAAFADMELSEAPARIAEWAPLVMEGRTRGAPVAATRVAHGTDVNFGALARSMVTTLAAHPCTSLHLSHEVTALYRDGAHWALEVRDRTTGEGRTVHANFVFIGAGGYSLSLLEKSGIPEAKGYGAFPVSGQWLRCKNRDVIARHHAKVYGRAAEGTPPMSVPHLDARWINGEPELLFGPYAGFTTKFLKEGSWLDLLKSIGVHNAGAVMSAGLENHDLTRYLIGQAMLSVDERVALLQRYYPTAAPDDWEVQVAGLRVQIIKADGRGGGELKFGTEVVTSADGSLAALLGASPGASTAAAIMLELCARCFPERFASAPWQKSLGELFPSRHARAAKPSAD
- a CDS encoding galactokinase: MIIGRSPLRISLGGGGTDLPSYYRDHGGFVISAAITRYVYVTMHETPLTEMVIRYSQIERVKTVEEIRHPIVREALTLTGIKGPSIEITSMADIPAGTGLGSSGSFTTCLLKVLTNFQRAFIHPRELAEMACHIEIDRLKEPVGKQDQYIAAFGGVTVFDFNKDNSVSARPAKLSEETIDRLQHNFVMVSTGFYRSASEVLKEQDSKSKAHDQSMIDNLHYVKELGHKSLEALETGNLERYAAIMHEHWEHKKKRSAGMSNKEIDRWYALAMENGALGGKLIGAGGGGFLLFYTEERDRLRRALRQEKLMEVSLEFDYEGTKILQ
- the rfbG gene encoding CDP-glucose 4,6-dehydratase, with the translated sequence MGENRLHFVGRVSSRRHGAIVPRRRRFSPPLHAATPGIVRRGEDGIVSSKEDASNRGLRAGISAALLERTYRGAKVLVTGHTGFKGSWLTMWLAHLGAEVTGLSLPPDTKPSLFEEAGVAELCRHELGDIRDLGRVTEVVKKSQPDFVFHLAAQALVRKSYADPTATLATNIMGTAHVLEAVRTTRLRTHVVVVTSDKCYENREWVHGYREEDPMGGHDPYSMSKGAAELVVSSYRRSYFHPEAFDRHGVALASARAGNVIGGGDWAEDRLVPDLVTALSAGRPVPVRNPASVRPWQHVLEPLGGYLLLGAHLKAEPTRYCAAYNFGPGLIGNVTVRELVEALLAAWGEGSWEDRSEPGAVHEAHLLRLAIDKANAELGFVPRWDARATIAATVDWYRSHARGAKGKDLRAITLAQIRAYAEQG
- a CDS encoding 2TM domain-containing protein, producing MSHLVPYVLVNTMLVLLNLQTGGPYWFFWPLFGWGIGLVLHGRSAFFPDQHALEAQVQRKLAREREREEKRLRRERGKGSVEDAAKEVVAGALGLVADALQDSRRPRSRPPRAEGESRSRGDGQGQGQRERVRVKTPEPKARPVSFADAEDEETATRDERRRTR
- a CDS encoding cytochrome c, which produces MRFFGLATGAALLALVGCVVTDAQTPAPKPVAAEGPASEPPCNPAREGLAPLNHEGHGDLAVPLPAEYHERVNPCPLTPEVVARGKKIFDDHCAKCHGAGGDPTTAPLKDLNPPAKKLTVGGFSAAYLFWRASEGGAMEPFRSQMPAFKTVLREDEIWMVGNYVIGLRGTDIVPLSPTIQSVEPLPAGDGGASPGLRVFWRLASECQSLKLERKKDAAAYALAYTLTGFVTEHEDFAVAAAPGQYCYRVSCEGVGRVSAPSNEMCNPL
- a CDS encoding metallophosphatase domain-containing protein; its protein translation is MRVPDGDVFIHAGDLCRGGEVDELDLAARWLASLPHPTKVVVAGNHDWAFVKSPAEAQRILGPTVVYLQDSGVLLGGLRFWGSPWQPEFNDWAFNLPRGPSLREKWALIPTDTDVLVTHSPPHGIGDGGGPGDGGYGGKHRLGCEDLRARVLEVRPMLHLFGHIHDSGGAWPIGATTFANVTTWECERGPTVFDIDVPLRRATAVSVPPAKR
- a CDS encoding serine hydrolase: MARGAASGAGPAASTNAPVADLSELLLPIASSYELPAMAVAVYKNETLLGSGVTGVRKLGDATQASLADPWVLGACSKAMTATLAAMLVDEGKLDWQTPLDKLLPEASIHPTRAKITLEMLLQHHSGMERDPDAASLEKVAASKDPSRARRALVQKLLALPSPQPKGTYAYSNVAYLALGVALEVASGKTFEALALERLFVPLGMSSCGFGPPALVAPPTPATARPFGHAIKDGRLEAARPGAEARIAPAMAPTSSVHCSLADWAKFLRGHLPIPEGQRTLASRPSLDRLHTPAFDRKTTSGFSFEPGEWAGPVTLHQFGTSGTFFASTWLAPTKGLIFVLAVNADTPTIRDAAEKVENVLFKRFAK